One Tenrec ecaudatus isolate mTenEca1 chromosome 12, mTenEca1.hap1, whole genome shotgun sequence DNA segment encodes these proteins:
- the TELO2 gene encoding telomere length regulation protein TEL2 homolog gives MDFTPTAVRLAVRDAIRTLGSSEDGNCVLSALESLKPYLGEALPREKEEFARLHFSPLLRCLVAKLSPDWLELLPGDQLEELWASFFLEGPADQAFLVLMEAIEGAAGPSYRLMKLARLLEQFLRTGRMAVLMGTQCRQQEPPASSILRDTLLGKVVSLPDHLSNRLQHESPALFLPQRYFPLLAKELLQALDAVVDLLRGGVDCSVVFASQVLGKVCVHGRQKELLGVLVPRLAVLAQKDGLWQRVCWHLVERVPDRAMEAVLLGLVQAAPGPEALSRLLGNVVLKNKKAHFVMTRKLLLLQHRCTTPMLQSLLGYLASDSQRRPLLLQVLKELLETWGSGSAVKHVPLPQQHHVGKAILVCLAHLQEAELQDSREELLASMMAGVQSHLDSSLTPVRRLGMVVAEVLSARIHPEGPPLKFQYEEDELTRELLALVAPRPVDGGHTASCLSAESAATETSGNESGDAGTSPVQPERSDSELDSDDEFVPYDMSGDKELRSSKAPVYIRDCLEALRTSEDWERWEAALRALEGLVYRSPAAAREVSVELAQVLLHLEEKTCLEGFEGLRRGALVIITVTDPARVAEYLAAQFYALNYSLRQRLDILEVLTLAAQELSRPGRSSTVSLRSPAGPGGQGTPALPASAPSGEPPADWRAVVEERVRSKTRRLSQRPFKPPPACGPNEFSAVAGCFFFPLIQRFDRPLVTFDLLGNDHLVLGRLTRTLGSLMYLAVNTTVAMPMAKALVGFVWALRFHTDTYVRQGLLSAMASVLLSVPAERLLEELLEELLEARAWLADVAEEDPDGDCRALAMRALLLTEKLRDPLLPRPP, from the exons ATGGACTTCACCCCCACTGCTGTCCGCCTTGCGGTCCGAGATGCCATCCGCACCCTTGGGTCCTCTGAGGATGGCAACTGCGTCCTGTCAGCCCTGGAGTCGCTGAAGCCCTATCTGGGAGAAGCCCTccccagagagaaagaggagttcGCCCGGCTCCACTTCTCCCCGCTGCTCAGATGCCTGGTCGCCAAGCTGAGCCCCGACTGGCTGGAGCTGCTGCCTGGGGACCAGCTGGAGGAGCTATGGGCCAGCTTCTTCCTGGAAGGCCCGGCTGACCAAGCCTTCCTGGTGCTGATGGAAGCCATCGAGGGTGCTGCTGG CCCCAGCTATCGCCTGATGAAGCTGGCGAGGCTACTGGAGCAGTTCCTGCGCACTGGCAGGATGGCGGTGCTGATGGGGACCCAGTGCCGGCAGCAGGAGCCGCCTGCCTCCTCCATCCTGCGGGACACGCTGCTCGGCAAGGTGGTGAGTCTGCCTGACCACCTGAGCAACCGCCTGCAGCACGAGAGCCCAGCCCTGTTCCTCCCGCAGAGATACTTCCCTCTGCTCGCCAAGGAGCTCCTGCAAGCGCTGGACGCGGTGGTGGACTTGCTGCGAG GTGGCGTGGACTGCTCCGTCGTCTTTGCCTCTCAGGTGCTGGGCAAAGTCTGCGTCCATGGGAGACAGA AGGAGCTCCTGGGCGTGCTGGTGCCCCGCCTGGCGGTGCTTGCACAGAAGGACGGACTCTGGCAGCGGGTGTGCTGGCACCTGGTGGAGCGCGTGCCCGACCGAGCTATGGAGGCTGTGCTGCTGGGGCTTGTGCAGGCCGCCCCTGG GCCGGAGGCCTTGTCTAGGTTGTTGGGGAATGTGGTGTTGAAGAATAAGAAGGCCCACTTTGTGATGACCCGGAAGCTTCTGCTCTTACAGCACCGGTGCACG ACACCTATGCTGCAGAGCCTCCTGGGCTACCTGGCCTCAGACAGCCAGCGGCGCCCTCTCCTCCTACAG GTGCTGAAGGAGCTCCTGGAGACATGGGGCAGCGGCAGCGCCGTGAAGCACGTGCCACTGCCGCAGCAGCACCATGTGGGCAAGGCCATCCTTGTGTGCCTGGCGCACCTGCAGGAGGCGGAGCTGCAGGACAGCCGCGAAG AGTTGCTGGCCAGCATGATGGCAGGGGTGCAGAGCCACCTGGACAGCAGCCTGACGCCTGTGCGTCGCTTGGGCATGGTGGTGGCCGAGGTCCTCAGTGCCCGCATACACCCCGAGGGCCCACCCCTCAAGTTCCAG TACGAGGAAGACGAGCTGACCCGAGAGCTGCTGGCCCTGGTGGCTCCCCGGCCTGTTGACGGTGGCCACACCGCATCGTG CCTGTCTGCTGAGTCAGCTGCCACAGAAACCTCTGGCAATGAGAGCGGGGACGCAGGCACATCCCCCGTGCAGCCTGAGAGATCAGACTCCGAGCTAGACAG CGACGATGAGTTTGTTCCCTATGACATGTCAGGAGACAAGGAGCTAAGGAGCAGCAAGGCACCTGTGTATATTCGGGACTGCCTGGAAG CCCTGCGGACCTCAGAGGACTGGGAGCGCTGGGAGGCAGCGCTGCGGGCGCTAGAAGGCCTGGTCTACCGCAGCCCCGCAGCCGCCCGGGAG GTGAGTGTGGAGTTGGCCCAGGTGCTGCTGCACCTGGAAGAGAAAACGTGCCTGGAGGGCTTCGAAGGGCTgcgcagaggagccctggtcatCATCACTGTCACAGACCCAGCCAGG GTGGCCGAGTACCTGGCGGCGCAGTTCTACGCCCTGAACTACAGCCTGCGCCAGCGCCTGGACATCCTGGAG GTCCTGACTCTGGCTGCCCAGGAGCTGTCTCGGCCAGGGCGCAGCAGTACAGTGTCCCTGCGGTCCCCCGCAGGCCCTGGTGGCCAAGGCACGCCAGCCCTACCCGCCTCTGCACCCAGTGGAGAGCCACCTGCTGACTGgcgggcagtggtggaggagcgaGTCAGGAGCAAGACCCGGCGCCTCTCCCAG CGCCCCTTCAAGCCGCCCCCAGCATGCGGCCCCAACGAGTTCAGCGCCGTGGCCGGCTGCTTTTTCTTCCCACTCATACAGCGCTTTGACAG GCCTCTGGTGACCTTCGaccttctgggcaatgaccactTGGTCCTGGGCCGGCTGACACGCACCCTGGGGTCCCTGATGTACTTGGCTGTGAACACCACC GTGGCTATGCCCATGGCCAAGGCCCTGGTGGGCTTTGTGTGGGCCCTGCGCTTCCACACCGACAC CTACGTGCGCCAGGGCCTGTTGTCCGCCATGGCGTCTGTCCTGCTGAGCGTGCCCGCCGAGCGGCTGCTGGAGGAGCTGTTGGAAGAGCTGCTGGAGGCCCGGGCCTGGCTGGCCG ATGTGGCCGAGGAGGATCCCGATGGGGACTGCAGGGCACTGGCCATGCGGGCGCTGCTGCTCACCGAGAAGCTCAGAGACCCGCTGCTCCCTCGTCCACCCTAG